TTCCTTTTTATGGATATAGCGTGAAGCACTTTTTCGGGAAGTTGCGTTTGTTGACGAGAAAACGTTCGCAAGCTTTAGCCAACGTGCAAAGTTATTTACATGAACGTATTGCAGGAGTTAGTGTCATTAAAAGTTTTGCACTGGAAGATGTGGAGCGAAAACGGTTTGATGAAACGAATGGAAAATTCCTAGAAAAAGCAATTGACCATACAAAATGGAATGCGAAAGCTTTTGCAGTTGTAAATACAATAACGGACGTTGCACCTTTATTGGTCCTTGGGTACGCAGGTTATCAAGTAATTAACGATAATTTGTCGGTCGGAACGATGGTAGCGTTCATTGCATTTATTGAGCGAGTGTACAGCCCACTTCGCCGACTCGTAAACTCATCAACAGCCCTTACACAATCATTTGCATCGATGGACCGTGTATTGGAATTAATGGAAGAAAAATATGACATTGTCGATAAGAAAGATGCAAAAACGTTGCCACCGATTGAAGGGAAAGTTGAATTTAAAAATGTCAGCTTTGCTTATGAAAAAGACGGGGAAAATGTACTGAAGAATGTACGATTCCAAGTGCAACCTGGCGAAACAGTCGCCTTTGTCGGCATGAGCGGCGGTGGGAAGTCCACGATTGTTGGCCTCATTCCACGTTTTCACGATGTAACAAATGGAGCGGTTCTCATTGATGATCACGATATAAGAGATGTACAAATACAGTCAATCCGGGACCAAATTGGCATCGTCTTACAAGATAATATCTTATTTAGCGATTCCGTAAAAAGTAATATTTTAATGGGAAAGCCAGATGCTACTGATGAAGAAGTGATAGCGGCAGCCATTGCAGCAAACGCACATGACTTTATACAAGAACTTCCAGAGGGATATGAAACGACAGTAGGTGAACGAGGCGTAAAGCTCTCGGGTGGACAAAAGCAGAGAATCGCCATTGCCCGAGTCTTCTTGAAAAACCCACCACTCCTCATTTTAGATGAAGCAACTTCTGCGCTCGATCTAGAAAGTGAAGCACTTATTCAAGAATCCCTTGAACAACTTGCTCAAGATAGGACAACCCTTATCGTTGCGCACCGTTTATCTACCATTACACATGCAGATAAAATCTTTGTTATAGACGCTGGAGAAGTGAAAGAAATGGGAACTCATGAGGAATTAATGGCACAAAGAAGTATTTATTATGATTTGTTCCAAATACAACAAGTTTAAAGTCGTAAAAAAAGATTCAACTAAATAATTATGTCTGAAACCATAAAACACGAGCTCAACTAGTACTAGTTGAGCCCGTGTTTTTTTATTACGAATCATTTATCCCTAGCATTAAACTGAATTTATTCTTTTTACCTATACTTTAAAATAGTATCCTAGCAAAAATACTATTGCATTTTTCTAAACACTCAGTATAATTGTGATACAAAGATTAGTTGGAAAAGGGTGAAAAAATGGATAGTCGTAAAACCATTTTAGAGGTAATAAATCTTCAAACGACCTTTTTCACAGATTCCGGAGAAATACCTGCTGTCGATCATATTAATTTTCATGTGAAAGAAGGCGAGGTGCTCGGGATTGTCGGTGAATCCGGTTGCGGAAAAAGCGTTACTTCGCTTTCAATCATGGGGTTAGTCCCAAATCCTCCAGGAAAAATAGTAGGCGGAGAAATACGATTTGAAGATAAAGATTTACTAAAAATGACGGAGCGGCAAATGCGTCAAGTACGCGGCAATGATATTGCAATGATTTTCCAAGAGCCGATGACGTCGTTAAATCCACTGTTTACAATTGGCAATCAGATGGTGGAAGCCATTTTAATTCATGAAAAGAAATGGTCTAAAAAGCAGGCGCATGAAAGATCTGTAGAAATGTTGAAACTTGTCGGGCTTCCGCGAGCGAATGATTTGATGAGAGAATACCCTCATCAACTTTCGGGCGGGATGCGACAACGTGTCATGATTGCCATGGCGCTCGTATGTGACCCGAAAGTTTTGATTGCAGATGAGCCGACAACTGCATTAGATGTAACGATTCAAGCACAAATTTTAAAGTTAATGAAAGAGTTGAATACAAGATTAAATACAGCAGTGTTA
This window of the Sporosarcina ureilytica genome carries:
- a CDS encoding ABC transporter ATP-binding protein yields the protein MGNSIKRYLKFVKPYKWLIALTIVIGIIKFAIPLFMPLLMKIVIDDIVSSTTLTAKEATRQLFYWIGGTMLLFFIIRPPVEYYRQYYAQYVSNKILYDIRENLYSHLQKLSLRYYSNTRAGEVISRVINDVEQTRNFVMIGLMNVWLDIATILIAVGIMLTMDIPLTIVTLLAFPFYGYSVKHFFGKLRLLTRKRSQALANVQSYLHERIAGVSVIKSFALEDVERKRFDETNGKFLEKAIDHTKWNAKAFAVVNTITDVAPLLVLGYAGYQVINDNLSVGTMVAFIAFIERVYSPLRRLVNSSTALTQSFASMDRVLELMEEKYDIVDKKDAKTLPPIEGKVEFKNVSFAYEKDGENVLKNVRFQVQPGETVAFVGMSGGGKSTIVGLIPRFHDVTNGAVLIDDHDIRDVQIQSIRDQIGIVLQDNILFSDSVKSNILMGKPDATDEEVIAAAIAANAHDFIQELPEGYETTVGERGVKLSGGQKQRIAIARVFLKNPPLLILDEATSALDLESEALIQESLEQLAQDRTTLIVAHRLSTITHADKIFVIDAGEVKEMGTHEELMAQRSIYYDLFQIQQV
- a CDS encoding ABC transporter ATP-binding protein: MDSRKTILEVINLQTTFFTDSGEIPAVDHINFHVKEGEVLGIVGESGCGKSVTSLSIMGLVPNPPGKIVGGEIRFEDKDLLKMTERQMRQVRGNDIAMIFQEPMTSLNPLFTIGNQMVEAILIHEKKWSKKQAHERSVEMLKLVGLPRANDLMREYPHQLSGGMRQRVMIAMALVCDPKVLIADEPTTALDVTIQAQILKLMKELNTRLNTAVLLITHDLGVVAETCERVIVMYAGQIIEEAPVKTIFENPQHPYTKGLIQSVPDMRYKKERLYSIAGNVPIPGTVKQGCRFAARCEFAFDRCLSENPELYETSVVQKTRCFLYDEKGVKADDEALIKS